In Cyclopterus lumpus isolate fCycLum1 chromosome 17, fCycLum1.pri, whole genome shotgun sequence, a genomic segment contains:
- the LOC117746467 gene encoding E3 ubiquitin-protein ligase TRIM63-like isoform X1 → MSACQHLTSLRLKTDQGSFCSLRPLLRFALGSLGLDRLSISSSSSSSSSSSSSSSSSSWRVWRSSSSVRSVWRRSPSRWSSCRVNTTSAASVPTTCSSNKWFYMNVPLQASNPYLSTRSGSTLTSGGRFRCPSCRHEVVLDRHGVYGLQRNLLVENIIDMYKQGSTSRPAPEEKLEQPMCETHEQEKINIYCVTCSAPTCSLCKVFGAHQDCEVAPLDHVFLKQKAELTDCISMLVGNNERTQAVISQLEQTCTTVTENSLRQQSQVSAALDQLFLRLEERKAEMTLRINTEQQEKLDYIQGLRRSYSEHLESTAELLETAIQTMDEAEMAVFLQMTKPLLQKILEGADTSHMEKIQHGYEDLEHFTADFEGQRRALAKVDFLQQYEDEDEAAGARGTSANQQPPGHPGHPADVQLSAPPPWRLSETPPIMTSPTKKTTSSTTQAPPPLPIPIASPTPHSDQQNESEDTEGPKHVFSFSWLNQK, encoded by the exons ATGTCGGCATGTCAACACCTGACGTCTCTCCGTCTAAAAACAGACCAGGGCTCATTTTGCAGCCTCAGGCCTCTTCTTCGCTTCGCTCTTGGCTCTCTTGGACTCGATCGCCtttccatttcctcctcctcttcctcctcctcctcttcctcctcctcctcctcctcttcatcatggAGAGTCTGGAGAAGCAGCTCATCTGTCCGATCTGTCTGGAGACGTTCACCAAGCCGGTGGTCATCCTGCCGTGTCAACACAACCTCTGCCGCAAGTGTGCCAACGACGTGTTCCAg TAATAAATGGTTTTACATGAACGTGCCGCTCCAGGCGTCCAACCCCTACCTGTCCACCAGGAGCGGCTCCACGCTCACATCTGGCGGGCGGTTCCGTTGCCCGTCCTGCCGACATGAGGTGGTTCTGGATCGACACGGGGTCTACGGACTGCAGAGGAACCTGCTGGTGGAGAACATCATCGACATGTACAAGCAGGGGagcaccag CAGGCCGGCCCCagaggagaagctggagcagcCCATGTGTGAGACCCATGAGCAGGAGAAGATCAACATCTACTGCGTCACCTGCAGCGCGCCCACCTGTTCCCTGTGCAAAGTGTTCGGAGCCCACCAGGACTGTGAGGTCGCTCCTCTGGACCACGTCTTCCTCAAGCAGAAG gccgaGCTGACTGACTGTATCTCCATGTTAGTCGGTAACAATGAGAGGACTCAGGCCGTCATCAGTCAGCTGGAGCAAACCTGCACCACCGTCACT GAGAACAGCCTCAGGCAGCAGTCCCAGGTGAGTGCGGCGTTGGACCAGCTGTTCTTGCGTTTGGAGGAGCGTAAAGCAGAGATGACTCTGAGGATCAACACggagcagcaggagaagctGGACTACATCCAAGGTCTGAGGAGGAGCTACAGCGAGCACCTGGAGAGCACCGCCGAGCTGCTGGAGACCGCCATCCAGACCATGGACGAGGCCGAGATGGCCGTGTTCCTGCAG ATGACCAAACCTCTGCTCCAGAA GATCCTGGAGGGGGCCGACACGTCTCACATGGAGAAGATCCAACATGGCTACGAGGATCTGGAGCACTTCACCGCTGACTTTGAGGGTCAGAGGAGAGCGCTGGCGAAGGTCGACTTCCTCCAAC AGtacgaagacgaggacgaagcAGCAGGTGCCAGAGGGacctcagccaatcagcagcctCCTGGTCATCCTGGTCATCCTGCAGATGTTCAGCtctcagccccgcccccttggaGACTCTCTGAGACTCCGCCCATCATGACATCACCGACAAAGAAAACCACCTCCTCGACCAcccaggctccgccccctctaCCCATCCCTATCGCAAGCCCCACCCCTCAT tcTGACCAGCAGAACGAGTCAGAGGACACAGAAGGACCGAAGCACGTCTTCTCcttcagctggctcaaccagaagtag
- the LOC117746467 gene encoding E3 ubiquitin-protein ligase TRIM63-like isoform X3 has product MSACQHLTSLRLKTDQGSFCSLRPLLRFALGSLGLDRLSISSSSSSSSSSSSSSSSSSWRVWRSSSSVRSVWRRSPSRWSSCRVNTTSAASVPTTCSSNKWFYMNVPLQASNPYLSTRSGSTLTSGGRFRCPSCRHEVVLDRHGVYGLQRNLLVENIIDMYKQGSTSRPAPEEKLEQPMCETHEQEKINIYCVTCSAPTCSLCKVFGAHQDCEVAPLDHVFLKQKENSLRQQSQVSAALDQLFLRLEERKAEMTLRINTEQQEKLDYIQGLRRSYSEHLESTAELLETAIQTMDEAEMAVFLQMTKPLLQKILEGADTSHMEKIQHGYEDLEHFTADFEGQRRALAKVDFLQQYEDEDEAAGARGTSANQQPPGHPGHPADVQLSAPPPWRLSETPPIMTSPTKKTTSSTTQAPPPLPIPIASPTPHSDQQNESEDTEGPKHVFSFSWLNQK; this is encoded by the exons ATGTCGGCATGTCAACACCTGACGTCTCTCCGTCTAAAAACAGACCAGGGCTCATTTTGCAGCCTCAGGCCTCTTCTTCGCTTCGCTCTTGGCTCTCTTGGACTCGATCGCCtttccatttcctcctcctcttcctcctcctcctcttcctcctcctcctcctcctcttcatcatggAGAGTCTGGAGAAGCAGCTCATCTGTCCGATCTGTCTGGAGACGTTCACCAAGCCGGTGGTCATCCTGCCGTGTCAACACAACCTCTGCCGCAAGTGTGCCAACGACGTGTTCCAg TAATAAATGGTTTTACATGAACGTGCCGCTCCAGGCGTCCAACCCCTACCTGTCCACCAGGAGCGGCTCCACGCTCACATCTGGCGGGCGGTTCCGTTGCCCGTCCTGCCGACATGAGGTGGTTCTGGATCGACACGGGGTCTACGGACTGCAGAGGAACCTGCTGGTGGAGAACATCATCGACATGTACAAGCAGGGGagcaccag CAGGCCGGCCCCagaggagaagctggagcagcCCATGTGTGAGACCCATGAGCAGGAGAAGATCAACATCTACTGCGTCACCTGCAGCGCGCCCACCTGTTCCCTGTGCAAAGTGTTCGGAGCCCACCAGGACTGTGAGGTCGCTCCTCTGGACCACGTCTTCCTCAAGCAGAAG GAGAACAGCCTCAGGCAGCAGTCCCAGGTGAGTGCGGCGTTGGACCAGCTGTTCTTGCGTTTGGAGGAGCGTAAAGCAGAGATGACTCTGAGGATCAACACggagcagcaggagaagctGGACTACATCCAAGGTCTGAGGAGGAGCTACAGCGAGCACCTGGAGAGCACCGCCGAGCTGCTGGAGACCGCCATCCAGACCATGGACGAGGCCGAGATGGCCGTGTTCCTGCAG ATGACCAAACCTCTGCTCCAGAA GATCCTGGAGGGGGCCGACACGTCTCACATGGAGAAGATCCAACATGGCTACGAGGATCTGGAGCACTTCACCGCTGACTTTGAGGGTCAGAGGAGAGCGCTGGCGAAGGTCGACTTCCTCCAAC AGtacgaagacgaggacgaagcAGCAGGTGCCAGAGGGacctcagccaatcagcagcctCCTGGTCATCCTGGTCATCCTGCAGATGTTCAGCtctcagccccgcccccttggaGACTCTCTGAGACTCCGCCCATCATGACATCACCGACAAAGAAAACCACCTCCTCGACCAcccaggctccgccccctctaCCCATCCCTATCGCAAGCCCCACCCCTCAT tcTGACCAGCAGAACGAGTCAGAGGACACAGAAGGACCGAAGCACGTCTTCTCcttcagctggctcaaccagaagtag
- the LOC117746467 gene encoding E3 ubiquitin-protein ligase TRIM63-like isoform X2: MSTPDVSPSKNRPGLILQPQASSSLRSWLSWTRSPFHFLLLFLLLLFLLLLLLFIMESLEKQLICPICLETFTKPVVILPCQHNLCRKCANDVFQASNPYLSTRSGSTLTSGGRFRCPSCRHEVVLDRHGVYGLQRNLLVENIIDMYKQGSTSRPAPEEKLEQPMCETHEQEKINIYCVTCSAPTCSLCKVFGAHQDCEVAPLDHVFLKQKAELTDCISMLVGNNERTQAVISQLEQTCTTVTENSLRQQSQVSAALDQLFLRLEERKAEMTLRINTEQQEKLDYIQGLRRSYSEHLESTAELLETAIQTMDEAEMAVFLQMTKPLLQKILEGADTSHMEKIQHGYEDLEHFTADFEGQRRALAKVDFLQQYEDEDEAAGARGTSANQQPPGHPGHPADVQLSAPPPWRLSETPPIMTSPTKKTTSSTTQAPPPLPIPIASPTPHSDQQNESEDTEGPKHVFSFSWLNQK, translated from the exons ATGTCAACACCTGACGTCTCTCCGTCTAAAAACAGACCAGGGCTCATTTTGCAGCCTCAGGCCTCTTCTTCGCTTCGCTCTTGGCTCTCTTGGACTCGATCGCCtttccatttcctcctcctcttcctcctcctcctcttcctcctcctcctcctcctcttcatcatggAGAGTCTGGAGAAGCAGCTCATCTGTCCGATCTGTCTGGAGACGTTCACCAAGCCGGTGGTCATCCTGCCGTGTCAACACAACCTCTGCCGCAAGTGTGCCAACGACGTGTTCCAg GCGTCCAACCCCTACCTGTCCACCAGGAGCGGCTCCACGCTCACATCTGGCGGGCGGTTCCGTTGCCCGTCCTGCCGACATGAGGTGGTTCTGGATCGACACGGGGTCTACGGACTGCAGAGGAACCTGCTGGTGGAGAACATCATCGACATGTACAAGCAGGGGagcaccag CAGGCCGGCCCCagaggagaagctggagcagcCCATGTGTGAGACCCATGAGCAGGAGAAGATCAACATCTACTGCGTCACCTGCAGCGCGCCCACCTGTTCCCTGTGCAAAGTGTTCGGAGCCCACCAGGACTGTGAGGTCGCTCCTCTGGACCACGTCTTCCTCAAGCAGAAG gccgaGCTGACTGACTGTATCTCCATGTTAGTCGGTAACAATGAGAGGACTCAGGCCGTCATCAGTCAGCTGGAGCAAACCTGCACCACCGTCACT GAGAACAGCCTCAGGCAGCAGTCCCAGGTGAGTGCGGCGTTGGACCAGCTGTTCTTGCGTTTGGAGGAGCGTAAAGCAGAGATGACTCTGAGGATCAACACggagcagcaggagaagctGGACTACATCCAAGGTCTGAGGAGGAGCTACAGCGAGCACCTGGAGAGCACCGCCGAGCTGCTGGAGACCGCCATCCAGACCATGGACGAGGCCGAGATGGCCGTGTTCCTGCAG ATGACCAAACCTCTGCTCCAGAA GATCCTGGAGGGGGCCGACACGTCTCACATGGAGAAGATCCAACATGGCTACGAGGATCTGGAGCACTTCACCGCTGACTTTGAGGGTCAGAGGAGAGCGCTGGCGAAGGTCGACTTCCTCCAAC AGtacgaagacgaggacgaagcAGCAGGTGCCAGAGGGacctcagccaatcagcagcctCCTGGTCATCCTGGTCATCCTGCAGATGTTCAGCtctcagccccgcccccttggaGACTCTCTGAGACTCCGCCCATCATGACATCACCGACAAAGAAAACCACCTCCTCGACCAcccaggctccgccccctctaCCCATCCCTATCGCAAGCCCCACCCCTCAT tcTGACCAGCAGAACGAGTCAGAGGACACAGAAGGACCGAAGCACGTCTTCTCcttcagctggctcaaccagaagtag
- the LOC117746731 gene encoding dnaJ homolog subfamily C member 5-like translates to MSDARQRTLSTSGESLYQVLSLEKGCSHDDIKKSYRKLALRFHPDKNPDNPEAAEKFKELNSAHTVLSDLSRRNIYDSYGSLGLYVAQQFGEDNVNTYFMLSTWWAKGLFLVCGVLTGFYCCCCLCCCCNCCFGKLKPRPTGEGAGPDYVSPEDLEAEILNDPADNVETPIVQQPTNASEKTQLITDGLRRYGDTYT, encoded by the exons ATGTCTGACGCAAGGCAGAGAACTTTGTCCACCTCTGGAGAGTCTCTGTATCAGGTCCTGAGTCTGGAGAAAGGCTGCAGCCATGACGACATCAAGAAGTCCTACAG GAAGCTGGCGTTGCGGTTCCACCCCGATAAGAACCCGGACAACCCGGAGGCGGCGGAGAAGTTTAAAGAGCTGAACAGCGCCCACACTGTCCTGTCCGACCTCAGCAGAAGGAACATCTACGACTCGTACGGGTCTCTGGGGCTCTACGTCGCCCAGCAGTTCGGAGAGGACAACGTCAACACCTACTTCATGCTGTCCACCTGGTGGGCCAAG GGTCTGTTCCTGGTCTGTGGGGTCCTGACTGGgttttactgctgctgctgtctctgctgctgctgtaactGTTGCTTTGGGAAGCTAAAGCCGCGGCCCACAGGTGAGGGAGCGGGACCGGACTATGTCTCCCCAGAAGACCTGGAGGCGGAGATACTCAACGACCCCGCTGATA ATGTTGAAACTCCGATCGTTCAGCAGCCGACGAACGCCAGCGAGAAGACTCAGCTGATCACTGACGGACTCCGCAGGTACGGAGACACCTACAcatga
- the LOC117746541 gene encoding corticoliberin-like — MDILSLQASLKPPAFLLLVPVMVMKMKVNVLLWVVALLAVFLPRSADCRPVDSPTGRRLLLPRPLLLHLGEEFSLQVGGGSSSAAALGLLSSSSSSSLGVNRPQEEQEEAGEKGRRSEEPPISLDLTFHLLRGVLEMARAEQIAQQADSNRKMMDTFGK; from the exons ATGGACAT CTTGTCCTTGCAGGCGTCTCTAAAGCCTCCTGCCTTCCTCCTGCTTGTCCctgtgatggtgatgaagatgaaggtgaatgTGTTGTTGTGGGTTGTGGCTCTGCTCGCAGTCTTCCTCCCCCGCTCTGCTGACTGTCGACCCGTCGACTCCCCCACTGGCCGCCGTTTGCTCCTCCCCCggccgctgctgctgcacctGGGGGAGGAGTTCTCCCTTCAGGTGGGTGGAGggtcctcctctgctgctgctctgggcctcctctcctcatcttcatcttcctctctgggGGTGAACAGGCctcaggaggagcaggaggaggccggggagaaggggaggaggtcCGAGGAGCCTCCCATCTCTCTGGATCTGACCTTCCACCTGCTCAGAGGTGTCCTGGAGATGGCCCGAGCCGAGCAGATCGCCCAGCAGGCCGACAGCAACCGCAAGATGATGGACACCTTCGGGAAGTAA